One region of Syntrophobacter fumaroxidans MPOB genomic DNA includes:
- a CDS encoding DHH family phosphoesterase: MDQRPTSSTLRRAAKRRPAKERLAEFHSCFHSKDSVLIIIDPDPDAIGSALAVKRLLWHRVQSATIGMIRPIKRLNNITMARLLKLPLVLMRRVPSEPFTKCVLVDGQPNHNDFFRQLSYTAVIDHHPLHETFASLFSDVRPEYGSTSSIMTEYLKAARIKPSKTLATALLYGIKTDTRSFERHTIVEDIEAFRYLFPLADHNILRKVEISDLSLKDLKVFDKAFERKYIIKDRLFAHLDEVPSADILVELAEFFLKIHDISWSIVSGIYDDNLIVIIRNDGYRKDAGKVIRKAFDSLGTAGGHSAMARAEVPLERLKEVIEKRTSATIENFVRKQLSPFAAGKSQKRGVT, from the coding sequence ATGGATCAGAGACCGACTTCAAGCACCCTCAGGCGCGCGGCTAAACGGCGTCCCGCAAAAGAGCGGCTCGCCGAGTTTCATTCCTGTTTCCATTCGAAGGACAGCGTCCTCATCATCATCGATCCCGACCCGGACGCCATCGGCTCCGCTCTCGCCGTAAAACGCCTTCTCTGGCACAGGGTGCAGTCCGCAACCATTGGGATGATCCGTCCGATCAAGCGGCTGAACAACATCACCATGGCCCGACTGCTCAAGCTGCCCCTCGTGCTCATGCGCAGAGTTCCTTCCGAACCGTTCACCAAATGCGTCCTGGTCGATGGACAACCCAACCACAACGATTTCTTCAGGCAGCTTTCGTACACGGCGGTGATCGACCATCACCCGCTCCATGAAACGTTCGCTTCACTGTTTTCGGACGTGCGCCCAGAGTACGGTTCCACCTCGAGCATCATGACGGAATACCTCAAGGCCGCCCGCATCAAGCCGTCGAAGACCCTGGCAACGGCCCTGCTTTACGGGATCAAGACGGACACGCGCAGCTTCGAGAGGCACACCATCGTCGAGGACATCGAGGCATTTCGTTATCTCTTTCCGCTTGCAGATCATAACATATTGAGAAAAGTAGAGATCTCCGATCTGTCGTTAAAGGATCTCAAGGTCTTCGATAAGGCCTTCGAAAGAAAATACATCATCAAGGATCGCTTGTTTGCGCACCTCGATGAAGTGCCGTCGGCCGATATACTCGTGGAACTTGCTGAATTTTTTTTAAAAATTCATGACATTTCATGGAGCATCGTTTCCGGAATCTACGACGACAACCTCATCGTCATCATCCGGAACGACGGTTATCGCAAAGACGCGGGCAAGGTAATCCGCAAGGCCTTTGATTCCCTGGGTACCGCCGGGGGACACAGCGCCATGGCGAGAGCCGAAGTGCCGTTGGAACGCCTGAAGGAAGTGATCGAAAAGAGGACTTCGGCAACCATTGAAAACTTCGTCAGAAAACAGCTTTCTCCCTTTGCTGCCGGGAAATCGCAAAAACGAGGCGTGACGTGA
- the rnhA gene encoding ribonuclease HI produces MRGRRRMPETPAIRKHVEIFADGACRGNPGPGGWGAVLRYHGKEKELSGYAEYTTNNQMELAAVIQALRALKEPCRVTITTDSRYLRDGISLWIHKWKQNGWKTRVKTDVRNKELWIALDEACLPHEIDWQWVKGHSGHPENERCDALARAAIDRHLREAATEE; encoded by the coding sequence ATGCGCGGAAGGCGTCGCATGCCTGAGACACCCGCGATTCGAAAGCACGTGGAAATCTTCGCCGATGGCGCATGCCGCGGCAATCCGGGCCCGGGCGGATGGGGTGCCGTTCTGCGCTACCACGGCAAGGAAAAGGAACTCTCCGGCTATGCCGAATATACGACGAACAACCAGATGGAGCTCGCCGCGGTGATCCAGGCGTTGCGTGCTCTGAAAGAACCCTGCCGGGTGACGATCACTACCGATTCCCGATACCTTAGGGACGGCATCAGCCTCTGGATTCACAAATGGAAGCAAAACGGATGGAAAACGCGCGTCAAGACGGATGTCCGCAACAAGGAGCTTTGGATTGCCCTCGATGAGGCCTGTCTTCCTCATGAAATCGACTGGCAATGGGTGAAGGGGCACAGCGGGCACCCGGAGAACGAGCGCTGTGACGCACTGGCGCGCGCGGCGATCGACCGCCACCTCCGGGAAGCCGCAACGGAGGAGTGA
- a CDS encoding sigma 54-interacting transcriptional regulator, with translation METILIVDDEKNYLLVLEDLLVEDGYQVITADSAVKGLETVATTDLDVVITDMKMPGMDGMAFLEGIHARNSDLPVIMMTAYGSVEKAVEAMRMGAFDYILKPFKNEELKLTIRKAIDHYRLVCENRQLTQELKERYQFSNIIGKSAPMQRIYQLIEKVAPTKATVLVTGESGTGKELIARAIHYNSTRHDRAFISVNCGALPETLLESELFGHEKGAFTGAAIQRKGRFELAHEGTLFLDEISEMSPPLQVKLLRILQEMEFERVGGSQTIKVDVRVVAASNRNLKDEVATGRFRADLFYRLNVVHVALPPLRGRIDDIPLLVNHFLAKYTPQSKGKGMSISPEAFRVLLEYHWPGNVRELENVIERAVILCNGQEIMIRDLPAEIREPRAVPSPEATPSTEGPTLQPADFPPGGEADTRMPPLSPGERLQRTGFKPRQHKAMEFIENHGFITNKYYSQLCNVSERQALRELNELVDAGTLDRIGKGRACRYVLRGRGIGG, from the coding sequence ATGGAAACCATTCTTATCGTCGACGATGAAAAGAACTATCTCCTGGTTCTCGAAGACCTCCTGGTCGAGGACGGCTACCAGGTGATTACCGCGGATTCCGCCGTGAAGGGGCTGGAGACGGTCGCCACGACGGACCTGGACGTCGTGATCACGGACATGAAAATGCCCGGCATGGACGGTATGGCCTTTCTAGAAGGCATTCATGCCCGCAATTCGGATCTGCCGGTGATCATGATGACCGCGTACGGCTCGGTGGAAAAAGCGGTCGAGGCCATGAGGATGGGGGCCTTCGATTACATCCTCAAGCCGTTCAAGAACGAAGAGCTCAAGCTCACCATCCGGAAAGCCATCGATCACTACCGCCTGGTGTGCGAGAACCGTCAGCTTACCCAGGAGCTCAAGGAGCGGTATCAGTTCAGCAACATCATCGGCAAGAGCGCTCCCATGCAGCGCATTTACCAGTTGATCGAGAAAGTCGCCCCGACCAAGGCAACCGTGCTGGTGACGGGGGAATCGGGAACCGGCAAGGAACTCATCGCCCGGGCCATTCACTACAACAGCACCCGGCACGACCGGGCGTTCATTTCCGTGAACTGCGGGGCGCTCCCCGAGACACTCCTCGAAAGCGAGCTGTTCGGGCACGAAAAAGGAGCTTTTACCGGCGCCGCCATCCAGCGCAAAGGACGATTCGAACTGGCGCACGAGGGAACGCTGTTTCTCGATGAGATAAGCGAAATGTCGCCGCCGCTCCAGGTGAAACTGCTGCGCATCCTGCAGGAGATGGAGTTCGAACGCGTGGGCGGCAGTCAGACCATCAAGGTCGATGTCAGGGTTGTCGCCGCCTCGAATCGGAACCTCAAGGATGAGGTGGCGACGGGCCGATTCCGTGCCGATCTTTTCTATCGCCTCAACGTCGTGCATGTGGCGCTGCCGCCGTTGCGCGGCCGGATCGACGACATCCCCCTGCTGGTGAATCATTTCCTCGCCAAGTACACGCCGCAGTCGAAAGGGAAGGGGATGAGCATCTCCCCCGAAGCCTTTCGCGTTCTCCTCGAATATCACTGGCCCGGCAACGTGCGGGAACTGGAAAACGTCATCGAGCGGGCCGTGATCCTGTGCAACGGGCAGGAAATCATGATCCGGGATCTGCCCGCCGAAATCCGGGAACCCCGTGCCGTTCCCTCGCCCGAAGCGACGCCCTCAACGGAGGGTCCGACCCTCCAGCCCGCGGACTTCCCCCCCGGCGGCGAGGCCGATACCCGGATGCCGCCATTGTCTCCCGGAGAGCGGCTTCAGCGTACCGGTTTCAAGCCTCGACAGCACAAGGCCATGGAATTCATCGAAAACCATGGTTTTATCACCAACAAATACTATTCCCAGTTGTGCAATGTATCCGAACGGCAGGCGCTTCGCGAATTGAACGAGTTGGTCGACGCCGGCACACTGGACCGGATAGGCAAGGGCAGGGCGTGTCGTTACGTTCTCCGGGGCCGGGGAATCGGGGGCTGA
- a CDS encoding two-component system sensor histidine kinase NtrB has protein sequence MATIDDKRRTLESVKPFKLVKYVAVSSLMVIIVCTVLISGFITQRGRAILLHKSEQYALLVAENLNHQVFFQFTLPTLIAEGEIRLSRPSQYDRLDKVVRNTIHGFAVKQVNIYDPEQVLTYSTDKERIGTKGDIGADFERALKEQSVSRLSVDETLFLGISWGAGDNELKTYLPMWEERPMSLKKGKVLGVFEITQDVTADYRIIHRFQWIIVSSILIFVGILFLTILMIARRADRIISLRARERERLEEKLHQSERLAALGEMIAGVSHEIRNPLGIIRSTAELLNDRIEDERQKRFSSIIVEESTRLNDILTEFLDFARPKAIRPAQCRIEEILERNLKVLEAEFQRLNVTVERDYRTGAYSLEADCDLLFRAFVNLLANALQAMPQGGMLQVRTEVLNGKGGPRQVEVQIKDTGHGIPSDVRKKIFNPFFTTREKGTGLGLAIVQNIVDNHNGDIEVVSREGEGTAIIIRLPLIQSPHGSGDGTPE, from the coding sequence ATGGCGACGATCGACGACAAGAGACGGACCCTTGAATCCGTCAAGCCGTTCAAGCTGGTCAAATACGTTGCGGTATCCAGCCTGATGGTGATCATTGTCTGCACGGTGCTGATTTCGGGTTTCATCACGCAGAGGGGGAGGGCGATCCTGCTGCACAAAAGCGAGCAGTACGCGCTCCTCGTCGCCGAGAACCTGAATCACCAGGTGTTTTTTCAATTCACGCTGCCGACCTTGATCGCCGAGGGAGAGATTCGGCTGAGCCGCCCGAGTCAATACGATCGCCTGGACAAGGTGGTGCGCAACACGATCCACGGGTTTGCCGTAAAGCAGGTCAACATTTACGACCCGGAACAGGTGCTCACGTACAGTACGGACAAGGAACGTATAGGGACAAAGGGAGACATCGGTGCGGATTTTGAGCGGGCGCTGAAGGAACAATCCGTGTCGCGGCTGAGTGTCGACGAGACGTTGTTCCTCGGGATTTCCTGGGGAGCCGGAGACAATGAGCTGAAGACATACCTCCCCATGTGGGAGGAACGCCCGATGAGCCTGAAAAAAGGAAAGGTTCTCGGTGTTTTTGAAATCACCCAGGATGTGACGGCCGATTATAGGATCATTCACCGTTTCCAGTGGATCATCGTGTCGAGCATCCTGATCTTTGTGGGGATTCTGTTTCTGACGATCCTGATGATCGCCCGGCGCGCGGACAGGATCATCTCGCTGCGCGCCAGGGAGCGGGAGCGCCTGGAGGAGAAGCTCCACCAGTCCGAACGCCTGGCCGCCCTCGGAGAGATGATTGCCGGGGTGTCCCACGAGATCCGCAATCCGCTCGGGATCATCCGGAGCACTGCCGAATTGCTGAACGATCGCATTGAAGACGAACGCCAGAAGCGTTTTTCATCGATCATCGTCGAGGAGTCCACTCGTCTCAACGATATTCTGACCGAGTTCCTGGACTTCGCGAGGCCCAAGGCCATCCGGCCGGCCCAATGCCGTATCGAGGAAATTCTGGAACGCAACCTGAAGGTCCTCGAAGCCGAGTTCCAGCGGTTGAACGTCACGGTGGAACGCGACTATCGCACGGGCGCCTACTCCCTCGAGGCCGACTGCGACCTGTTGTTTCGAGCGTTTGTAAATCTGCTCGCAAACGCTCTCCAGGCCATGCCCCAGGGAGGCATGCTGCAGGTTCGCACGGAGGTGTTGAACGGCAAGGGCGGTCCCAGGCAGGTGGAGGTCCAGATCAAGGATACCGGGCACGGGATTCCTTCCGACGTGAGAAAGAAGATTTTCAATCCTTTCTTCACGACACGCGAAAAGGGCACCGGGCTGGGTCTGGCGATCGTCCAGAATATTGTCGATAACCACAATGGCGACATTGAGGTGGTGAGCCGGGAGGGAGAAGGCACCGCCATCATCATTCGATTGCCCCTCATTCAGTCTCCCCATGGATCGGGGGACGGAACACCGGAATAG
- a CDS encoding replication-associated recombination protein A: protein MQQMNLFLGRSSHPVRENAPLAERMRPGSLDEFVGQDHLLGRGKILDRVIRSRRFQSFVLWGPPGSGKTTLAAIIAAQTQTHMIHLSAVMAGTREIREAVTEAKQVWAKQKLRTWLFMDEIHRLNKAQQDTLLPHIENGTLLLLGATTENPSFEIIRPLLSRARVLVLNHLSDAELGNIVHRALEDRDRGLGNFPSRLTEDAEAFLLSAAGGDARIALNALEVAVLTTPPDPQNIRLVDLNAVQEALQRKAVHYDKGGEEHFNLISALHKSVRGSDPDAALYWLARMLDAGEEPLYLARRAIRMASEDIGLADPFALVEAVSAFQTYQVLGSPEGELALAQAIVYLCLAPKSNKIYEAFGNARELAGKTGSAPVPPHIRNAPTQLLKTLGYGRNYRYPHDDPEGWVAETYFPQNLAGTVFYHPTNRGWEGRWREILEKRRARVRQTEDPSK, encoded by the coding sequence ATGCAGCAAATGAACCTGTTCCTGGGGCGTTCTTCGCATCCGGTGCGCGAAAACGCTCCTCTGGCGGAGAGGATGCGGCCGGGGAGCCTTGATGAATTCGTCGGGCAGGACCATTTGCTCGGCCGGGGAAAGATTCTCGATCGCGTGATTCGAAGCCGCCGGTTTCAATCGTTTGTCCTGTGGGGACCTCCGGGCAGCGGGAAGACGACGCTTGCCGCGATCATCGCCGCTCAAACCCAGACCCACATGATCCACCTGTCGGCGGTCATGGCCGGGACGCGCGAGATTCGTGAAGCGGTGACCGAAGCCAAACAGGTGTGGGCGAAACAGAAGCTTCGCACATGGCTGTTCATGGACGAAATCCATCGTTTGAACAAGGCGCAGCAAGACACGTTGCTCCCTCACATCGAGAACGGCACGCTGCTCCTGCTCGGCGCGACCACGGAGAATCCTTCCTTTGAGATCATCCGTCCGCTGCTTTCCAGGGCCAGGGTGCTGGTGCTCAATCACTTGAGCGATGCGGAACTGGGGAATATCGTGCACAGAGCGCTCGAGGATCGAGACCGGGGGCTCGGTAATTTTCCGAGCCGACTGACGGAAGACGCCGAGGCCTTTCTTTTGTCGGCGGCCGGCGGGGATGCGCGGATCGCGCTCAACGCGCTCGAGGTTGCGGTGCTCACGACGCCTCCCGACCCGCAAAACATTCGCCTGGTCGACCTCAATGCGGTGCAGGAAGCCCTGCAGCGCAAGGCGGTGCACTACGACAAGGGGGGCGAGGAGCACTTCAACCTCATTTCCGCCCTGCACAAGAGCGTGAGGGGGAGTGATCCCGATGCCGCCCTCTACTGGCTGGCCCGGATGCTGGACGCCGGCGAGGAACCGCTCTACCTCGCGCGGCGTGCGATCCGTATGGCATCCGAGGACATCGGACTGGCGGACCCGTTCGCCCTGGTGGAAGCGGTGAGCGCGTTTCAGACCTACCAGGTGCTCGGCAGCCCCGAAGGGGAACTGGCGCTCGCGCAAGCGATCGTGTACCTCTGCCTTGCGCCCAAGAGCAACAAGATCTATGAAGCGTTCGGGAATGCCCGGGAACTGGCCGGAAAGACGGGAAGCGCGCCGGTGCCGCCGCACATTCGCAATGCCCCGACCCAGTTGCTGAAAACACTTGGCTACGGGAGGAACTATCGTTATCCTCATGACGACCCGGAAGGTTGGGTCGCCGAAACCTACTTTCCGCAGAATCTGGCGGGAACCGTTTTCTACCATCCCACCAACAGAGGATGGGAAGGACGATGGAGGGAGATTCTCGAAAAGCGGCGTGCCCGGGTGCGCCAGACCGAAGACCCCTCGAAATAG
- a CDS encoding ABC transporter ATP-binding protein, producing MLEIMDLHVFYGGIHALKGIRLAVGEGRIVTLIGSNGAGKSTTLRSIVGLVKPQAGSVRFRGEELTRLSTHQIIQRGIGISPEGRHVFANLTVLENLELGAYNRTAAEFSGQLERVYSLFPRLRERCRQLAGTLSGGEQQMVAFGRALMGRPKLVLLDEPSLGLAPLVVEEVFQAIEAVRKDGATVLLVEQNAMASLRIADYAYVLETGRVILEGEGRVLLEDEKVIKAYLGE from the coding sequence ATGCTTGAGATAATGGATCTTCACGTCTTCTACGGCGGCATCCACGCGCTCAAGGGAATACGGCTTGCCGTCGGCGAAGGCCGTATCGTCACGCTCATAGGCTCTAACGGCGCAGGCAAGAGCACGACCTTGCGCAGCATTGTCGGGCTCGTGAAACCGCAGGCGGGTTCAGTCCGCTTCCGGGGCGAGGAACTGACCCGGTTGTCCACTCACCAGATCATCCAACGCGGTATCGGCATCAGCCCCGAGGGCAGGCACGTCTTTGCGAATCTGACGGTTTTGGAAAACCTCGAACTCGGCGCGTATAACCGTACGGCCGCGGAGTTTTCCGGACAATTGGAACGGGTCTATTCGCTGTTCCCGCGCCTCAGGGAACGGTGCCGTCAGCTGGCGGGGACCTTGAGCGGCGGGGAACAGCAGATGGTGGCGTTCGGTCGAGCGCTGATGGGCCGGCCGAAACTGGTGCTGCTCGACGAGCCTTCCCTGGGGCTCGCCCCACTGGTCGTGGAAGAAGTTTTCCAGGCAATCGAGGCGGTGAGAAAGGACGGGGCCACGGTCCTGCTCGTGGAACAAAACGCCATGGCATCGCTGCGGATAGCCGATTATGCGTACGTGCTGGAAACGGGCCGAGTGATCCTCGAAGGGGAGGGCAGGGTGCTGCTCGAGGATGAGAAGGTGATCAAGGCCTATCTGGGGGAATGA